A window of Methanoregula sp. genomic DNA:
TGAGGAATTTAGTGGGAACCTGGCGTACCCGATACATCCGGCCGGGTACTAACTACCATAAGGAATCCCGGCGCAATTTTGAGATAAGGAAAAAATCCCATGCCCGCACCCGTTGTAGGAGTGGACGAACGTCCGCCGCTTGCCATCTTCGCGCCGCTCTCGCTGCAGCACCTGCTCGCGATGTTCGGTGCAACGGTTCTCGTGCCGGTGCTGCTGGGCGTTGACCCGTCCACGGTTCTCCTCTTCAACGGGATCGGCACGCTGATCTTTCTGGTCGTGTGCCAGTGGAAGGTCCCGGCGTACCTTGGTTCGAGTTTTGCGTTCCTTCCCCCGGCGCTTATCATCATCCCGCTGTACGGGTATGGCGCAGCTCTCGGGGGTTTTATCGCATCGGGAATCCTGTTCATCCTGCTGGCGGGCGTGATCAAGAAGACCGGGATCGGCTGGGTTAACACCGTGTTTCCCGATGCAGCCATGGGAGCGATCGTTGCGGTCATCGGCCTTGAACTCGCACCGACGGCGGCGGCGATGGCCGGGCTCACGACCGGACCGGTGGACCTGACAAACCTCGGCATTGTCCTGGTGACGCTTGGCGTCATGATCACCGGCATGACGGCATGCCGGGGATTCCTGCGGCTCATTCCGATTCTTCTCGGGCTTGTCACGGGATATGTTGTTTCGCTCCTGCTGGGCCGTGCGGTCTTTGACCCGATTCTTTTGGCCCCCTGGTTCTCCTTTCCCACCATCTATACGCCGGTCCTGTCGGCGCCGGCGATCATCCTCATCATCCCGGCATCGCTGGTGGTCTTTGTCGAA
This region includes:
- the uraA gene encoding uracil permease, yielding MPAPVVGVDERPPLAIFAPLSLQHLLAMFGATVLVPVLLGVDPSTVLLFNGIGTLIFLVVCQWKVPAYLGSSFAFLPPALIIIPLYGYGAALGGFIASGILFILLAGVIKKTGIGWVNTVFPDAAMGAIVAVIGLELAPTAAAMAGLTTGPVDLTNLGIVLVTLGVMITGMTACRGFLRLIPILLGLVTGYVVSLLLGRAVFDPILLAPWFSFPTIYTPVLSAPAIILIIPASLVVFVELISHLKVTGTIVGRDLMADPGIERTLLGKGISTVLSGMFGSTPNTTYAENIGVLAITRVYSTAVLAGAAVIAIAISFCGKIPVAIQSVPGPVMGTVSLLLFGVITASGIRMLIDAKTDLSLPRNLLLVSLILVIGVSGASVDMGLVQLKGMALSTVIAVVLGVFFYGIDWWGGRRC